The DNA segment TACACATATCCTTGATCTATCATCGCGTCAGCCACTTTTCTAAAGCCAGCGATATTTGAGCCAAGCACTAGGTTGCCCTCATCGCCAAACTCTTTACTCGTTTCGTAGCTTAGCTCAAAGATGTGGTTCATGATGCCATGGAGTCTGCGATCGACCTCCTCGAAGCTCCACGAAGTCATGCCAGCATTTTGCATCATCTCAAGTCCGCTTGTGCCCACGCCACCAGCGTTTGCTGCTTTTGCTGGAGCAAAGTGGAAGTCTTTTTGTGCAAGCATGAAATTTATCGCATCAAGCGTGCTTGGCATGTTCGCGCCCTCAGCTACGAAGCGGCAGCCATTTGCGTAAAGCACTTTTATGTCAGCTAGGTGAAGCTCGTTTTGTGTCGCGCATGGGAAGGCTCCGTCGCATGGCACGTCCCAGACGCCGTTTCTGCCCTCTTTATACTCGCTCACGCTTACATATTTTGCGTTTGGTCTAAATTTGGTGTATTCGCTAAGGCGAGCGCGCTTCACTTCTTTTAGCTCTTTAAGCACCGCTAGATCGATGCCCTCCGCGTCGTAAACGTATCCGTTTGAATCAGAAACCGTGATAGGCAGCGCGCCTACTTGATAGAGCTTTTCTACAGTGTATATGGCGACGTTTCCGCTACCGCTTATGCTGCACTTTTTACCCTCTAGCCCAAGTCCCGCCTTTTGCAGCATATTTTGCGTGAAATATACCAGCCCGTATCCTGTCGCCTCCGTGCGCGCTAGGCTGCCGCCCCAGTTTAGCCCCTTGCCCGTTAGTATACCGTCAAATCTGCCGGTTAGCTTTTTATACTGCCCAAACATATAGCCTATCTCGCGCGCGCCAACGCCGATGTC comes from the Campylobacter concisus ATCC 51562 genome and includes:
- the gdhA gene encoding NADP-specific glutamate dehydrogenase, producing MSEYIEKTMEWIKKTNPGQGVFVQAATEVLNSLEPLIKRESKYQKHAILERIVIPERTVIFRVTYTGDDGRPQVNNGYRVQFNSAVGPYKGGIRLHPSVDLGVLKFLGFEQIFKNSLTGVNIGGAKGGSTFDPKGKSEGEIMRFCQAFMSELYRHIGNTVDVPAGDIGVGAREIGYMFGQYKKLTGRFDGILTGKGLNWGGSLARTEATGYGLVYFTQNMLQKAGLGLEGKKCSISGSGNVAIYTVEKLYQVGALPITVSDSNGYVYDAEGIDLAVLKELKEVKRARLSEYTKFRPNAKYVSVSEYKEGRNGVWDVPCDGAFPCATQNELHLADIKVLYANGCRFVAEGANMPSTLDAINFMLAQKDFHFAPAKAANAGGVGTSGLEMMQNAGMTSWSFEEVDRRLHGIMNHIFELSYETSKEFGDEGNLVLGSNIAGFRKVADAMIDQGYV